In Ailuropoda melanoleuca isolate Jingjing chromosome X, ASM200744v2, whole genome shotgun sequence, a single genomic region encodes these proteins:
- the WDR13 gene encoding WD repeat-containing protein 13 isoform X8, giving the protein MVVADFEDDPRALGARGHRRSVSRGSYQLQAQMNRAVYEDRPPGSVVPTSAAEASRAMAGDTSLSENYAFAGMYHVFDQHVDEAVPRVRFANDDRHRLACCSLDGSISLCQLVPAPPTVLRVLRGHTRGVSDFAWSLSNDILVSTSLDATMRIWASEDGRCIREIPDPDGAELLCCTFQPVNNNLTVVGNAKHNVHVMNISTGKKVKGGSSKLTGRVLALSFDAPGRLLWAGDDRGSVFSFLFDMATGKLTKAKRLVVHEGSPVTSISARSWVSREARDPSLLINACLNKLLLYRVVDNEGTLQLKRSFPIEQSSHPVRSIFCPLMSFRQGACVVTGSEDMCVHFFDVERAAKAAVNKLQGHSAPVLDVSFNCDESLLASSDASGMVIVWRREQKSCLYKQFEEEMHDQVMGLYAEV; this is encoded by the exons ATGGTGGTGGCG GACTTTGAGGATGATCCACGGGCCCTGGGGGCCCGTGGGCACCGCCGTTCCGTCAGCCGAGGCTCCTACCAGTTACAGGCGCAGATGAACCGTGCTGTCTATGAGGACAG GCCCCCTGGCAGCGTGGTACCCACATCAGCGGCAGAAGCAAGTCGAGCCATGGCTGGGGACACATCGCTGAGTGAGAACTACGCCTTTGCGGGCATGTACCATGTTTTCGACCAGCACGTGGATGAGGCAG TCCCAAGGGTGCGCTTCGCCAACGACGACCGCCACCGCCTGGCCTGCTGCTCCCTTGACGGCAGCATCTCACTGTGCCAGCTGGTGCCCGCCCCGCCGACTGTGCTCCGTGTGCTGCGGGGCCATACCCGCGGTGTCTCCGACTTCGCGTGGTCCCTCTCCAACGACATCCTCGTGTCCACCTCTCTCGATGCCACCATGCGCATCTGGGCCTCTGAGGACGGCCGCTGCATCCGGGAGATTCCTGACCCCGATGGCGCTGAACTGCTCTGCTGCACCTTCCAGCCGGTCAACAACAACCTCACTGTG GTGGGGAATGCCAAGCACAACGTGCATGTCATGAACATCTCCACGGGCAAGAAAGTGAAGGGTGGCTCCAGCAAGCTGACGGGCCGGGTCCTCGCTCTGTCCTTCGATGCCCCTGGCCGGCTGCTCTGGGCAGGCGATGACCGTGGCAgtgttttctccttcctcttcgaCATGGCCACGG GGAAACTAACCAAAGCCAAGCGTCTGGTGGTGCATGAGGGGAGCCCTGTGACCAGCATCTCCGCCCGCTCCTGGGTCAGCCGCGAGGCCCGGGACCCGTCGCTGCTCATCAATGCTTGCCTCAACAAGCTGCTGCTCTACAG GGTGGTGGACAACGAGGGGACGCTGCAGCTGAAGAGAAgcttccccattgagcagagcTCGCACCCCGTGCGCAGCATCTTCTGCCCCCTCATGTCCTTCCGCCAGGGGGCCTGTGTGG TGACCGGCAGTGAGGACATGTGCGTGCACTTCTTCGACGTGGAGCGGGCAGCCAAGGCCGCCGTCAACAAGCTGCAGGGCCACAGCGCGCCTGTGCTGGACGTCAGCTTCAACTGCGACGAGAGCCTGCTGGCTTCCAGCGACGCCAGCGGCATGGTCATCGTCTGGAGGCGGGAGCAGAA GAGCTGTCTGTATAAACAATTTGAAGAAGAAATGCATGATCAAGTCATGGGTCTATATGCGGAAGTGTGA